One genomic window of Coffea eugenioides isolate CCC68of chromosome 1, Ceug_1.0, whole genome shotgun sequence includes the following:
- the LOC113763725 gene encoding uncharacterized protein At2g24330-like — translation MAEDSRKDSGEVDANLTDAEMEKIKKKKKKGLFSRVWNAVFRSQGDDFEKRLKHITKEEAAVLSRMRRRSQSLRGMIRNFIILSALLEVVAVGYAIMTTRTLELDWKMRALHVLPMFLVPGFSFLTYSALNSFSRMLDRKDHNTVERLRDERQAKIDELKEKTNYYITQQLIQRYDPDPAAKAAAATVLASKLGADSGLKVYLGDESKLTAPVGKSNDVELVHPGGLRNRKQVQTRDGSTGSTVLHPDEEEMIHQTGPEGLDVSSHQQLVVEHHQLTGSSTPDGGWFARIAALLVGDDPTQSYALICGNCHMHNGLARKEDFPYVTYYCPHCSALNRSKQPDGRNSESNSPDRSSSTSNSDAEVTKNAASAVVKTSATSSPHSPVDAASGTAESDIVASDGPVS, via the exons ATGGCAGAGGATTCTAGAAAGGATAGTGGGGAAGTTGATGCCAACCTTACAGATGCTGAGATGGAAAAaattaagaagaagaagaaaaagggttTGTTCTCGAGAGTATGGAATGCAGTATTTCGATCACAGGGTGATGATTTTGAGAAGAGACTGAAACACATCACTAAGGAAGAGGCAGCTGTTCTTTCTAGAATGAGAAGGCGCTCCCAAAGCTTGAGGGGGATGATAAGAAATTTCATCATACTTTCGGCACTTTTGGAG GTTGTTGCAGTGGGTTATGCCATAATGACTACTAGAACATTGGAGTTGGATTGGAAGATGAGGGCCTTGCATGTTTTGCCGATGTTTCTTGTGcctggtttttcttttcttacttATTCAGCGTTGAACAGCTTCAGCAGGATGC TTGATCGCAAAGACCATAATACTGTGGAAAGATTAAGGGATGAAAGGCAAGCCAAGATTGATGAACTGAAGGAGAAGACAAATTATTACATCACGCAGCAACTCATTCAG AGGTATGATCCTGACCCTGCTGCCAAGGCTGCTGCTGCAACAGTTCTGGCTTCAAAGTTAGGAGCAGATTCTGGCCTTAAAGTCTATTTGGGAGATGAATCTAAATTAACAGCGCCTGTTGGAAAGAGTAATGATGTAGAGCTTGTGCATCCTGGTGGGCTACGGAATAGGAAGCAGGTGCAGACCAGAGATGGTAGCACTGGTAGCACAGTATTGCATCCTGACGAAGAGGAAATGATTCACCAAACAGGACCTGAGGGGCTTGACGTTTCTTCCCATCAGCAGCTGGTTGTTGAGCATCACCAGCTGACTGGATCGAGTACACCAGATGGTGGATGGTTTGCTCGAATTGCAGCTTTGCTTGTTGGAGATGATCCAACCCAGTCATATGCACTTATATGTGGCAACTGCCATATGCACAATG GGCTTGCTAGAAAAGAGGATTTCCCTTATGTAACGTACTACTGCCCCCATTGCAGTGCTCTAAATAGGTCAAAACAACCAGATGGACGTAACTCCGAATCAAATTCCCCTGATAGGAGTTCCTCGACGAGTAATAGTGATGCTGAGGTGACCAAGAATGCTGCTAGTGCTGTGGTGAAGACATCTGCAACTAGCAGCCCTCATAGCCCGGTTGATGCAGCTTCTGGGACGGCAGAAAGCGATATAGTGGCATCAGATGGTCCAGTTAGTTAA